A stretch of the Malus sylvestris chromosome 10, drMalSylv7.2, whole genome shotgun sequence genome encodes the following:
- the LOC126584846 gene encoding uncharacterized protein LOC126584846, whose amino-acid sequence MEENASLIIWEFNILTSVPNLQISETMTNFCASISSSPLFSSIVALYALILLYLPNHFLRIVLSPVLIITGILLLTILRIGAIQRIETEDDERKQLETNRSLLEGGENRGSSNGVQEQIPSLQDDQEHRFFDNQSETDSESEAGFDPNPCFEDLFVEWNLKAPLEVIYEEYEGEENEVDPNENDPDSNRMEGNQVLGLDKHPSLSLYYPESDSDSSSDGRFSVTGVWDSPEAMCFRWEEDREGLIEIALDGNSKRGSLDFRVDHDHEEENLIEIDISPTRSNEFCAEKWQFSGDLRFS is encoded by the coding sequence ATGGAAGAAAATGCGAGTCTCATCATCTGGGAATTCAATATCTTAACTTCCGTTCCAAACTTGCAAATTTCTGAAACCATGACGAACTTTTGCGCTTCGATCTCCTCAAGTCCTCTGTTTTCCAGCATTGTCGCTCTCTATGCTCTGATCCTCCTCTACCTCCCGAATCATTTCCTCCGAATCGTTTTATCACCGGTCCTGATCATCACCGGAATTCTCCTACTCACGATTCTCCGTATCGGCGCGATTCAGAGGATTGAAACGGAAGACGATGAACGCAAACAATTGGAAACCAATCGCTCTCTGCTCGAAGGCGGAGAAAACAGGGGAAGCAGCAATGGAGTCCAAGAACAAATCCCAAGTTTGCAAGACGACCAAGAACACAGATTTTTCGACAACCAATCCGAAACAGACTCCGAAAGCGAAGCGGGTTTCGACCCGAACCCGTGTTTCGAAGACTTGTTCGTTGAGTGGAACCTGAAGGCGCCATTGGAGGTCATTTATGAAGAGTACGAAGGTGAAGAAAATGAGGTGGATCCGAATGAAAACGACCCGGATTCGAATCGAATGGAAGGAAACCAAGTTCTGGGTCTTGATAAGCACCCTTCGTTGTCGCTGTATTACCCGGAGTCGGACTCGGATAGCTCTTCGGACGGCCGGTTTTCGGTGACTGGAGTGTGGGACTCGCCGGAGGCGATGTGTTTCCGGTGGGAGGAGGATAGAGAAGGGCTGATAGAGATTGCTCTGGACGGCAATTCAAAGCGAGGCAGCTTGGATTTTCGGGTTGATCACGATCACGAGGAAGAAAATTTGATAGAGATTGATATATCTCCGACGAGAAGCAATGAATTTTGCGCCGAGAAATGGCAGTTCTCCGGCGATCTTAGGTTCAGCTAA